The following coding sequences are from one Nicotiana tabacum cultivar K326 chromosome 1, ASM71507v2, whole genome shotgun sequence window:
- the LOC107763557 gene encoding uncharacterized protein LOC107763557: MENEQSLGHGSGSQPHARDQLNSGIGNSTIGTGNQPVGIDYNLPLFLRNYVCFCAQLVWEDLFERLNKVDDSRSFNLHKEIATLSQGTASVSVYFSKLKYIWEVFEALVPAPGCDYPKSKEFVVYLQKLKLYQFLMGLSDSYAQAMSQILMRSPVPTVNQAYAMIVSDEGQKLITNATGILGANPAMMSGSFDATKKKGGTGTNAAYNVMTENMMQRTYGSYNETRGPLQSVNMNTNQGSKDKGHVNEFNFNQLNQMSRCTSQESNMIGYFNFSTSLEPVRSQTQSQLLQPTQQKLFSGKVRAIGREDDGLYILERQKIGTSLAVTAGIKESDQNNSTTTKEVDLWHKRFGHASSTVLKMLLHSKTDLIVDTVKQCVVCPCAKQSNYHLLSVTLNLTIRTDNGTEFINSVCNEMFKKYGIVHQTSYAYTPQQNGVTERKHRHILEVTRAIRFQAEIPIKFWGHYVTDTVYLINRLPIVVLREDVFPFKRKEDYSTPIFSTSNSQLHGLQLSIPDHIHIHNQIAAQPSNNIMEIELGHISEPIQSNSMDNIYQEPQNRNSERLEIPTTSSFQNTNPVVHRRSDREKRPPIWLSDFVSLNIHQEVPYPISNYISYEGLSSSYRAFITTSSNVNATTTYAEAIRDPRWIEAMKT, from the exons ATGGAAAACGAACAAAGTTTAGGTCATGGATCTGGGTCTCAACCACATGCAAGGGATCAATTGAACTCTGGAATTGGAAATTCAACGATTGGAACTGGAAATCAACCAGTTGGAATTGACTATAACCTTCCTCTATTCCT GAGGAATTATGTATGCTTCTGTGCCCAATTAGTTTGGGAAGATTTGTTTGAGAGGCTTAACAAGGTAGATGATTCAAGGTCGTTTAATCTGCATAAAGAAATTGCAACATTGTCTCAAGGTACTGCGTCTGTTTCAGTATACTTCTCGAAATTGAAATATATATGGGAAGTGTTTGAAGCCTTGGTGCCTGCACCAGGTTGTGATTACCCTAAATCTAAGGAGTTTGTGGTATATCTTCAAAAACTGAAGTTGTATCAGTTTTTAATGGGACTTAGTGACTCATATGCCCAGGCAATGAGTCAGATTCTAATGAGAAGTCCAGTTCCTACAGTTAATCAAGCTTATGCTATGATAGTTAGTGATGAAGGTCAGAAGTTAATAACCAATGCCACAGGAATTTTAGGTGCTAATCCTGCAATGATGTCAGGAAGCTTTGATGCA ACAAAAAAGAAAGGAGGAACTGGAACCAATGCTGCCTACAATGTTATGACTGAAAATATGATGCAACGGACATATGGTAGTTATAATGAAACAAGAGGTCCTTTACAAAGTGTtaatatgaatacaaatcagGGTTCTAAGGACAAAGGTCATGTGAATGAATTCAATTTCAATCAGTTGAATCAAATGTCACGATGCACATCTCAAGAGAGCAATATGATCGGATACTTCAACTTCTCAACAAGTCTGGAACCAGTCAGGTCTCAAACACAGTCTCAACTCCTGCAGCCAACACAACAG AAACTCTTCAGTGGGAAGGTAAGGGCGATTGGTAGGGAGGATGATGGACTATATATACTAGAAAGACAAAAGATTGGAACATCCCTAGCAGTAACAGCTGGAATAAAGGAAAGTGACCAGAATAACTCAACTACAACAAAGGAAGTGGATCTTTGGCACAAGAGGTTTGGTCATGCTTCATCTACAGTTCTCAAAATGTTACTTCATAGTAAAACTGATCTTATAGTTGATACAGTAAAGCAATGCGTAGTTTGTCCTTGTGCTAAACAATCAAATTACCATTTGCTATCAGTAACTTTAAATCT AACTATCAGAACTGATAATGGTACTGAGTTTATAAACTCAGTATGCAATGAAATGTTTAAGAAGTATGGAATTGTTCATCAAACTTCATATGCTTACACTCCTCAGCAAAATGGAGTTACTGAAAGAAAGCACAGACACATTTTAGAAGTCACCAGGGCAATTAGATTTCAAGCTGAAATACCTATAAAGTTTTGGGGTCACTATGTTACTGATACTGTTTATCTAATAAATAGGCTTCCAA TTGTAGTTTTAAGAGAAGATGTATTCCCTTTCAAAAGGAAAGAAGACTATTCAACTCCTATATTCTCCACTTCAAATTCTCAGTTACATGGTCTTCAATTATCAATTCCTgatcatatacatatacataatcaGATAGCAGCtcaaccttcaaataatattATGGAAATAGAACTTGGTCATATCTCTGAACCTATACAGAGTAACTCCATGGACAATATATATCAAGAGCCTCAAAATAGAAATTCCGAGAGACTTGAAATACCAACTACAAGTTCTTTTCAGAACACAAATCCAGTAGTTCATAGAAGATCCGACAGAGAGAAAAGACCACCTATATGGTTAAGTGATTTTGTGTCACTCAATATTCATCAAGAGGTTCCATACCCTATATCAAACTACATCAGTTATGAAGGTTTGTCTTCATCATACAGAGCATTTATTACTACCTCCTCAAATGTTAATGCGACTACAACTTATGCAGAAGCAATAAGAGATCCTAGATGGATAGAGgcaatgaaaacataa